From Methanobacterium congolense, one genomic window encodes:
- a CDS encoding HEAT repeat domain-containing protein, with translation MSEEHKRIGFLVEELENEDWAVREDAAELLAEVGDPRAVEPLIKALNDDDWHVREAAALALALFDDERALKPLINILGDEKASVRYAGALGLYLIGDENALEGLNKTLEDKNPLVRKVSGMAIEEIKKRVKLD, from the coding sequence GTGTCTGAAGAGCATAAAAGAATAGGTTTTCTTGTGGAAGAACTTGAAAATGAGGATTGGGCTGTAAGGGAAGATGCTGCAGAACTTCTTGCAGAGGTTGGAGATCCTAGAGCCGTTGAACCACTGATAAAAGCCCTTAATGATGATGATTGGCATGTTCGTGAGGCTGCGGCCCTTGCACTAGCCCTTTTCGATGATGAACGTGCATTAAAACCCCTCATAAACATTTTAGGTGATGAAAAGGCAAGTGTGCGGTACGCAGGAGCCCTCGGACTCTACCTGATAGGGGACGAAAATGCCCTCGAAGGTCTGAATAAAACCCTTGAAGATAAAAATCCATTGGTCAGAAAGGTTTCAGGTATGGCTATTGAGGAAATCAAAAAACGGGTAAAATTAGATTAA
- a CDS encoding dihydromethanopterin reductase (acceptor), with the protein MKIAWGITGAGHLLEESVNMLYELSKDHEVTVLLSGAGEEVLKMYGLFNKVKSITGGYYRELVREDDQRFSFPMTGRFSLGKYDVLVVSPTTSNTIGKIVNGIADTLITNAVAQAGKGGVKTCIIPVDLESGAVETVLPSKLELADCQNCQPCQAAAACPEDAINPGVEIDLLKCIGCGTCQIACPYGAVTGGKRITIHMRDIDIENTHKLYDFDGVDVFGHPDEISGMF; encoded by the coding sequence ATGAAAATAGCGTGGGGAATAACAGGAGCAGGCCATTTACTTGAAGAAAGTGTGAACATGCTTTATGAACTTTCCAAGGATCATGAAGTCACTGTACTACTTTCAGGAGCAGGAGAAGAAGTTCTTAAGATGTACGGCCTGTTCAACAAGGTTAAAAGCATAACTGGAGGTTACTACAGGGAGCTCGTTCGTGAGGATGATCAGAGGTTCAGCTTCCCCATGACCGGACGTTTTTCACTTGGAAAGTATGATGTGCTTGTTGTTTCACCAACAACATCCAACACAATTGGTAAGATAGTTAACGGAATAGCAGACACACTCATAACCAACGCAGTGGCACAGGCAGGTAAAGGTGGTGTTAAAACCTGTATAATTCCTGTTGACCTTGAATCCGGTGCTGTTGAAACTGTTTTACCCTCAAAACTCGAACTTGCAGACTGCCAGAACTGCCAACCATGTCAGGCTGCGGCTGCGTGCCCTGAAGATGCAATAAATCCAGGTGTTGAGATAGACCTCCTCAAATGCATAGGCTGTGGAACCTGTCAGATCGCCTGCCCCTACGGTGCAGTGACAGGGGGGAAAAGGATAACCATCCACATGAGGGACATAGACATAGAGAACACCCACAAACTCTACGACTTCGATGGGGTGGATGTTTTCGGACATCCAGATGAGATTTCAGGGATGTTTTAA
- a CDS encoding CoB--CoM heterodisulfide reductase iron-sulfur subunit A family protein, with the protein MAEEKKQETIEEPKLGIYVCHCGVNIGGVVDIEAVKDYAATLPNVVVAKEYKYMCSDPGQEMIQKDIKELGINRIVVAACSPRLHEPTFRRAVREAGLNQFLFEFANLREHDSWVHMHEPEAATEKAKDLVRMAAAKARLLEPLEASKVAVTDSAMVIGGGVAGIQSALDLADMGFKTYLVEKNPTIGGRMAQLDKTFPTLDCSMCILAPKMVDAGKHENIELISYAEVKEVDGYIGNFKVKVEKKPRFIDEDICTGCGTCSEVCPIEIPNYFDEGVGMVKAAYIPFPQAVPLCATIDKDYCIECHLCDTACEKGAINHDQEPETIELEVGTIIAATGYDPYDPTEKKEYLYGDAKNVITGLELERYINASGPTMGHVVKPSNGENPKSVAFIQCVGSRDEQIGKHYCSRVCCMYAMKNAQLIIDHEPDTEVTIYYMDIRAFGKGFEEFYKTSQEKYGIKFVRGRPASILENPDETLTVRAEDSLLGKVTEYDYDMVVLSVGLQPPEGSEPLRQTLGISKSADGFYMEAHPKLRPVDTLTDGVYLAGVAQGPKDIPDAVAQASGAAARAAIPMVKGEVEIEPIVAVVDDDVCGGCEVCIELCPFGAVERVDGKAQINVALCKGCGTCVGACPSGALDQQHFKTEQIMAQIEAAMNEPAK; encoded by the coding sequence TTGGCAGAAGAGAAAAAACAAGAAACAATCGAAGAACCAAAGCTCGGAATATACGTATGCCACTGCGGAGTGAACATCGGCGGCGTCGTTGACATCGAAGCGGTAAAAGATTATGCAGCAACCCTTCCAAACGTTGTTGTAGCTAAGGAATACAAGTACATGTGTTCAGATCCAGGTCAGGAAATGATCCAGAAAGACATCAAAGAACTGGGTATAAACAGGATCGTAGTTGCAGCATGCTCACCAAGGCTTCACGAGCCAACATTCAGGAGAGCTGTCAGGGAAGCAGGATTAAACCAGTTCCTTTTCGAATTCGCAAACCTCAGGGAACACGATTCCTGGGTTCACATGCACGAACCAGAAGCAGCAACTGAAAAAGCAAAAGACCTGGTAAGAATGGCCGCTGCAAAAGCAAGGCTACTCGAACCATTGGAAGCATCCAAAGTGGCTGTGACCGACAGCGCAATGGTCATAGGTGGAGGAGTTGCAGGTATTCAATCTGCACTTGACCTTGCTGACATGGGATTCAAAACCTACCTGGTTGAGAAGAACCCAACCATCGGTGGAAGAATGGCTCAGCTGGACAAAACTTTCCCAACACTCGACTGTTCCATGTGTATCCTCGCACCTAAGATGGTGGACGCAGGTAAACACGAAAACATCGAACTCATCTCCTACGCAGAGGTTAAAGAAGTTGACGGTTACATAGGTAACTTCAAAGTCAAAGTAGAGAAAAAACCAAGGTTCATAGATGAAGACATCTGTACTGGATGTGGAACATGTTCCGAAGTGTGCCCTATAGAAATACCAAACTACTTCGATGAAGGAGTAGGTATGGTCAAAGCAGCATACATCCCATTCCCACAGGCAGTTCCACTATGCGCAACCATAGACAAGGACTACTGTATCGAGTGCCACCTCTGTGACACCGCATGTGAAAAGGGAGCAATCAACCACGACCAGGAACCAGAAACCATCGAACTCGAAGTTGGTACCATCATAGCCGCAACAGGTTACGACCCATACGACCCAACAGAGAAGAAAGAGTACCTCTACGGCGATGCTAAAAACGTTATCACAGGTCTTGAACTTGAAAGATACATAAACGCATCAGGACCAACCATGGGTCACGTTGTCAAACCATCCAATGGTGAAAACCCAAAAAGCGTTGCATTCATCCAGTGCGTTGGTTCAAGGGACGAACAGATCGGCAAACACTACTGTTCCAGGGTTTGCTGTATGTACGCAATGAAAAACGCACAGCTCATAATTGACCATGAACCTGACACCGAAGTCACCATTTACTACATGGATATAAGGGCATTCGGTAAAGGATTCGAAGAGTTCTACAAGACCTCACAGGAAAAATACGGAATCAAATTCGTTAGGGGTAGGCCAGCAAGCATACTCGAAAACCCAGATGAAACACTTACCGTCAGGGCAGAGGACAGCTTACTTGGAAAAGTCACAGAGTACGACTACGACATGGTAGTTTTATCTGTGGGTCTACAGCCACCAGAAGGTTCAGAACCATTAAGGCAGACACTCGGTATTTCCAAGAGTGCTGACGGGTTCTACATGGAAGCTCACCCAAAACTCAGGCCTGTTGACACATTAACCGACGGTGTATACCTTGCAGGTGTTGCACAGGGACCAAAAGATATTCCTGACGCAGTTGCACAGGCATCAGGTGCAGCAGCCAGAGCAGCAATCCCAATGGTTAAAGGTGAAGTGGAAATCGAACCTATCGTTGCAGTTGTGGATGACGATGTCTGCGGTGGATGCGAAGTTTGTATAGAACTCTGTCCATTCGGTGCAGTTGAAAGGGTCGATGGAAAAGCTCAGATAAACGTTGCTCTATGTAAAGGATGCGGAACATGTGTCGGAGCATGCCCATCTGGAGCATTAGACCAGCAGCACTTCAAGACCGAACAGATCATGGCTCAGATTGAAGCTGCAATGAACGAACCAGCAAAATAG
- a CDS encoding DUF192 domain-containing protein codes for MKYVLIVNKSRGTQVGYADVAATFMSRFMGLMFRKELPRGLILKLPNTRSRRGSAIHMFFMRMPLDIVFADSSMRVVDTVSIDPWKTYTPKAAAQYVIELEKGTIAASETQIGDELDFTCEHA; via the coding sequence ATGAAATATGTCCTTATAGTAAATAAAAGTAGGGGAACCCAGGTTGGTTATGCAGATGTTGCAGCGACTTTCATGTCAAGGTTCATGGGCCTCATGTTCAGGAAGGAACTTCCAAGGGGTTTGATACTGAAACTCCCAAACACAAGAAGCAGAAGGGGTTCAGCCATCCACATGTTCTTCATGAGAATGCCTCTGGACATAGTCTTTGCAGACTCCAGCATGAGGGTTGTTGACACGGTTTCCATAGATCCCTGGAAGACATACACCCCTAAAGCAGCTGCTCAGTACGTTATAGAACTTGAAAAGGGAACCATTGCTGCATCAGAGACTCAAATAGGGGATGAGCTCGATTTCACATGTGAGCATGCTTGA
- a CDS encoding phage holin family protein — protein MDKSRSTYIMWTGRTIALWVSEIVGFMAMAVVIPGFQVDGWESAAVAVTFIGLLNALLWPLLSYYTLRFLVFTFGVGALILNGFMIWIASQFVPGLSISGGALLLVPLGIAAINTLVSAVITIDDEASYYRTVLRRDLERRSKGIDKNKPGFIFLEIDGLAASTLKKAIKNGYMPTLKKWLEDGTHRIKEWETDLSSQTGASQAGILHGNNKDLPAFQWVEKENKNKLRVSTGLFDAPLIEKRVSNGNGLLSTNGASRSNLFSGDASNTIFTYSKISNLGQFYTRAWYFFYSNPYNFTRTLVLSLWDMVMEMGSRIRQRIKHINPRLNRSFIYFPIRATANVFLREVTTYTLLGDMLTGKVDAAYATYVGYDEIAHHSGVEDYDAFYALKKIDKQFKRLENAKKTALRPYHLVVLSDHGQSNGATFKQRYKMTLEDLVRELLPEDIKIHSDLYTNVDHFSQAVRYPITEGKDFINQKTANTVESGRKVGRSVMASFTENQFVKRTFKSLEMPEMPHKKFYKGHEDTYVSPEEAQTVVLASGNLGLIYFNEWSERMTYEELNLAFPNLIPGLIQHNGIGFIMVHSEEHGTVVIGSRGTYYLETDTFEGENPIASFGKNAAHHLKRTDNFKYVPDILVNSFYNPETREVAAFEELIGSHGGMGGNQSKPFIMHPSQWKIDEEEIVGAENVYKTLKTHIQEAWDNNYGTNEVE, from the coding sequence ATGGATAAAAGTAGAAGCACGTACATCATGTGGACTGGACGTACCATAGCCCTTTGGGTCAGTGAGATCGTTGGTTTCATGGCAATGGCCGTGGTGATACCTGGATTTCAAGTGGATGGATGGGAATCTGCTGCAGTAGCCGTAACATTCATAGGCCTTTTAAATGCGCTTTTATGGCCCCTTCTATCCTATTATACCTTGAGATTTCTTGTTTTCACCTTCGGTGTTGGAGCTCTTATTCTCAATGGATTCATGATATGGATTGCAAGCCAGTTCGTCCCAGGACTCAGCATATCTGGAGGGGCTCTGCTCCTGGTACCCCTTGGAATTGCAGCCATAAACACCCTTGTCTCAGCAGTCATAACCATTGATGATGAGGCATCCTATTACAGAACTGTTCTCAGGCGCGATCTCGAACGCAGGTCTAAAGGTATTGATAAAAATAAACCAGGATTCATATTCCTTGAAATCGATGGACTCGCAGCTTCAACCCTTAAAAAGGCAATAAAAAATGGTTACATGCCAACACTCAAGAAATGGCTTGAAGATGGAACCCACAGGATCAAGGAATGGGAAACCGATCTCTCAAGTCAAACAGGAGCTTCACAGGCAGGAATACTCCACGGCAACAACAAAGACCTTCCAGCATTCCAATGGGTTGAAAAGGAGAATAAAAACAAGCTAAGGGTTTCCACAGGACTTTTTGATGCACCTCTCATTGAAAAAAGGGTTTCAAATGGGAATGGCCTTCTCTCAACCAACGGTGCCAGCAGATCCAACCTGTTCTCTGGGGATGCCAGCAACACCATATTCACCTACAGCAAGATCAGCAACCTTGGACAGTTCTACACAAGGGCATGGTACTTCTTCTACTCAAATCCCTACAACTTCACACGCACACTTGTCCTCAGCCTATGGGACATGGTCATGGAGATGGGATCACGCATCAGGCAGAGGATAAAACATATAAATCCACGTTTGAATCGCAGTTTCATCTATTTTCCTATACGTGCAACTGCCAACGTATTTCTGAGGGAGGTAACCACCTACACCCTCCTTGGGGACATGCTGACTGGGAAGGTGGATGCAGCCTACGCAACCTATGTTGGATACGATGAAATAGCCCATCATTCGGGTGTTGAGGACTACGATGCATTTTATGCCCTAAAAAAAATTGACAAACAATTTAAACGCCTTGAAAATGCTAAAAAAACAGCTTTAAGGCCTTACCATCTGGTTGTGCTTTCTGATCATGGTCAGAGCAACGGGGCCACATTCAAGCAGCGTTACAAGATGACGCTGGAGGATCTTGTGAGGGAACTGCTTCCAGAGGATATAAAGATCCACAGTGACCTTTACACCAACGTTGACCACTTCAGCCAGGCAGTTAGATATCCAATAACTGAGGGTAAGGATTTCATAAACCAGAAAACAGCCAACACAGTTGAAAGTGGTAGGAAGGTTGGAAGGAGTGTCATGGCATCCTTCACTGAAAACCAGTTCGTGAAAAGAACCTTCAAATCACTTGAAATGCCAGAGATGCCCCATAAAAAGTTTTACAAGGGTCATGAAGATACTTACGTGTCTCCAGAGGAAGCTCAGACCGTGGTTCTGGCCTCTGGAAACCTTGGACTCATATACTTCAATGAGTGGAGTGAAAGAATGACCTACGAAGAGTTAAACCTGGCCTTTCCAAACCTCATACCGGGTTTGATACAGCATAATGGTATAGGATTCATAATGGTGCATTCAGAAGAGCACGGAACCGTTGTGATAGGCTCTAGGGGGACTTATTACCTTGAAACTGACACATTTGAGGGTGAAAACCCCATTGCCAGCTTCGGTAAGAATGCTGCCCACCATCTCAAGCGAACAGACAACTTCAAATACGTTCCTGATATTCTCGTGAACAGTTTCTACAATCCAGAAACCAGGGAAGTTGCAGCATTTGAGGAGTTGATAGGGAGCCACGGGGGCATGGGAGGTAACCAATCTAAACCTTTTATAATGCACCCTTCTCAATGGAAAATCGATGAAGAAGAAATAGTGGGTGCTGAAAATGTTTATAAAACATTGAAAACCCATATTCAGGAGGCTTGGGATAATAATTATGGAACTAACGAAGTTGAATAA
- the glyA gene encoding serine hydroxymethyltransferase, whose translation MSKNEEYALKIKDITKEHHKWMENSINLIASENITSVSVREALASDLSHRYAEGTSGSRLYEGCKYIDEIEDITVDLSKKIFKAEHANVQPVSGVVANLAAFFALTNHGDRMMALEVPVGGHISHANVSAAGVRGLKVTPHPFDETKMNIDPDALKKEILEKKPKLVLFGGSLFLFPHPVEEAREAADEVGAKIMYDGAHVLGLIAGGCFQDPLKEGADIMAGSTHKTFPGPQGGIILCKEELAHKIDDAVFPGVVSNHHLHHLAALGIATAEMLEFGNAYAEQTIKNAKALAGSLYELGFNVLCEDLGFTESHQLAMDVSNLGHAAKLAKDFEANNIILNKNLFPWDDVNKSDDPSGIRIGTQEITRRGLKESHMSEVAEFIKQVAIDGKNVKEEVAEFISQYNTVHYAFREDKAYEYIDF comes from the coding sequence ATGTCTAAAAACGAAGAATACGCTCTTAAAATAAAAGATATTACAAAAGAGCACCATAAATGGATGGAAAATAGCATAAATCTTATAGCAAGTGAGAACATAACCAGTGTAAGTGTGAGGGAAGCCCTGGCTTCAGACCTTTCCCACAGGTACGCAGAAGGTACCTCTGGCAGCAGACTCTACGAGGGCTGCAAGTACATCGACGAGATCGAGGACATCACAGTGGATCTGTCAAAGAAAATATTCAAGGCAGAACATGCCAATGTACAGCCTGTTTCAGGTGTTGTTGCAAATTTAGCAGCATTCTTCGCTCTCACAAACCACGGCGACAGGATGATGGCCCTTGAAGTTCCTGTAGGAGGTCACATAAGCCATGCAAATGTCAGCGCTGCAGGTGTAAGGGGTTTAAAGGTTACACCGCATCCATTCGATGAAACCAAAATGAACATAGACCCTGACGCCCTTAAAAAAGAGATCCTTGAGAAAAAACCAAAACTGGTTCTATTCGGCGGCAGTCTGTTCCTCTTCCCACATCCAGTTGAGGAAGCAAGGGAAGCAGCAGATGAAGTCGGTGCCAAGATAATGTACGATGGTGCACATGTTCTCGGATTAATAGCAGGTGGCTGCTTCCAGGACCCACTGAAGGAAGGTGCAGACATAATGGCCGGAAGTACCCACAAAACATTCCCAGGTCCACAGGGAGGTATAATACTCTGTAAAGAGGAACTGGCACATAAAATCGATGATGCAGTCTTCCCAGGAGTTGTGAGCAACCACCACCTCCACCACCTGGCAGCACTGGGTATAGCAACAGCTGAAATGCTTGAATTCGGTAACGCATACGCCGAACAGACCATAAAGAACGCCAAGGCACTGGCAGGAAGCCTTTACGAACTCGGTTTCAACGTGCTGTGTGAAGACCTTGGATTCACAGAATCACATCAGCTTGCAATGGATGTTTCAAACCTTGGACATGCTGCAAAACTTGCAAAAGACTTTGAGGCTAACAACATAATCCTCAACAAGAACCTGTTCCCATGGGACGACGTGAACAAATCAGACGACCCATCAGGTATCCGTATAGGAACCCAGGAAATAACCAGACGTGGATTGAAGGAATCCCACATGAGCGAAGTTGCAGAGTTCATAAAACAGGTTGCAATAGATGGTAAAAACGTCAAAGAAGAAGTTGCAGAGTTCATAAGTCAGTATAACACTGTACACTACGCATTCAGAGAAGACAAAGCCTACGAGTACATAGACTTCTAA
- a CDS encoding DUF5750 family protein: protein MDVKIVDYGVSMPSQRYYVTYRVTGIDPETRKKLEERVEEETTSEKEDLIIKIYFEEKYYPLGSQEAQYKLEDFIAREEIEMTAYLTGLLED from the coding sequence ATGGATGTGAAAATAGTTGATTATGGAGTTTCCATGCCCTCGCAAAGGTACTACGTGACCTACAGGGTCACAGGAATCGATCCTGAAACCAGAAAAAAGCTTGAAGAACGTGTTGAAGAAGAGACCACTTCAGAAAAGGAGGATTTAATCATAAAAATTTATTTTGAGGAGAAATATTATCCCCTTGGAAGTCAAGAGGCCCAGTACAAACTTGAAGACTTCATAGCACGTGAAGAGATTGAGATGACAGCTTACCTTACAGGTCTTCTTGAGGATTGA
- a CDS encoding metallophosphoesterase — protein MKELHSNNPKALILRQKMQFAMSGFRDRMGFHDFDPKDFEVVPVRVTIPELDSVFNDYRIVHISDIHMGQWISSKRIKGVVSLVNQQKPDLVAITGDSVSYLADEPVLDMLRSLEGLKPHDATISVMGNHDHWMGAAKIRKVMDESGIVDLENDVYTLKRGDASLHIAGVDSVTLNQHDLGQVLHRMPEEGPAILLAHEPDFADTSAATGRFSLQLSGHSHGGQVVIPGFGTPFRGSNFKKYPLGMYRVGDMLQYTNRGLGTNVFWFRINCPPEITVLKLHN, from the coding sequence ATGAAAGAGCTTCATTCGAACAATCCAAAGGCCCTGATTCTGAGGCAGAAGATGCAGTTTGCAATGTCTGGATTCAGGGATAGAATGGGATTTCATGACTTCGATCCCAAGGACTTTGAAGTGGTGCCTGTTAGGGTGACCATACCTGAATTAGACTCTGTTTTTAACGATTACCGCATAGTTCACATAAGTGATATTCACATGGGACAGTGGATATCCTCCAAACGTATAAAAGGTGTTGTGAGCCTTGTGAACCAGCAAAAACCAGATCTTGTAGCTATAACTGGGGATTCTGTTTCCTATCTGGCTGATGAACCTGTTCTCGACATGTTGAGATCCCTTGAAGGCCTGAAACCCCATGATGCAACGATTTCTGTCATGGGAAATCATGACCACTGGATGGGGGCAGCGAAGATCCGTAAAGTAATGGATGAGAGTGGGATAGTGGATCTGGAAAATGATGTCTACACCTTAAAACGTGGGGATGCCTCCCTGCACATTGCAGGGGTTGACAGCGTCACACTGAACCAGCACGACCTTGGGCAGGTCCTCCATAGAATGCCAGAGGAGGGTCCCGCAATACTCCTTGCCCACGAGCCCGACTTTGCAGACACAAGTGCAGCCACAGGAAGGTTCAGTCTTCAGCTTTCAGGACACTCCCATGGGGGGCAGGTTGTTATACCAGGGTTTGGAACTCCATTTCGAGGTTCCAACTTCAAGAAGTATCCCCTTGGAATGTACCGCGTGGGGGACATGCTCCAGTACACCAACAGAGGCCTGGGTACCAATGTTTTCTGGTTCAGGATCAACTGTCCCCCTGAAATAACTGTTTTGAAGCTTCATAATTAA